Within Kutzneria chonburiensis, the genomic segment GTTATTGGGCCTACTACCTGCGTTCCGGGCTCGGCGCGTTGAGCCGGTCATAGCATTCTGGTCTGCCTGGAGATGCCGCTGGCCGCCGTGCGGACCGCGAAGGCCAGGCGGTCGATGTCGACCGACGCGGTGGTCACGATCGACACCGCCGCCACCACCTTGCTGCCCGCCGTCACCGGTGCGGCCACCGAGCACGCGCCCAGCGTCATTTCCTCGCGGGAGTAGGCCATCTGTTCGTCCCTTACCGTCTCCAGCGTGCTGGCCAGCCGGTTCGGCTCGATGATCGTGTACCGCGTGAAGCGCCGGAATCCCTTCTCCGCCAACGCTGTCAGCAGCTCCCCGCCGGCCGCCGCCAGCAGCACTTTGCCCACTCCCGTGGCATGTAACGGCAATCGTCCGCCGATGCGGGTCTTCGCCGCCGTCGATCCATTGCCGTTGA encodes:
- a CDS encoding IclR family transcriptional regulator, whose protein sequence is MADEPRRSVVRRLLSVLATFDAATPTLSLTEIAARTELPLPTAHRFLAELTTGGWLERLPDGRYRVGSRMWKLGALAPGYRNLRDLALPYMQDLQEATRENVQLAVLDGRTALCVENINGNGSTAAKTRIGGRLPLHATGVGKVLLAAAGGELLTALAEKGFRRFTRYTIIEPNRLASTLETVRDEQMAYSREEMTLGACSVAAPVTAGSKVVAAVSIVTTASVDIDRLAFAVRTAASGISRQTRML